From the Cohaesibacter sp. ES.047 genome, the window AGCACGGCAGGCTGAGAGGAATCCCGAGATACGGCGTCCGACCGACGAGGTGGGAATCAGCAATTCACCATTTTCATCCATCCCGCTTTCCAGCGTTTCGGTCACGAATGCCAGCCGACGGTGGCCAGCCTCGATAAATTGCTCAGTCGCCTTCGAAGCTGATTCGAAATCATCGCTGACAACCGTATCGACTTCCAGACTGGGAACCTCGCGGTCGAACAGAACCATCGCACAATTGAGGGATTTGAGATTCTCAAGGTGGGCCGTTTGATAGCGATTGGCCGGCGCAATGATCAAACCGTCAACCTGCTTACCCACCAGAACGTTCACAGCCTCTCGTTCCACATCGAAATTCTCATCCGAGTTGGTCAAAATCACATTGAATCCGCTCGCATTGGCAACGTCGGTGATACTTCTCACAGCAATACCAAAGAATGAGTTTTCGATGTCACCCACCACAACACCGATGGTTTTCGATTTTCCGGTAGTCATCGAACGAGCCAACTCATTTGCTCTATATTTCAGAGACTTGGCAGAGGCTTGCACGCGTTCGCGGACTTTTTCGCTTGTCACGCCATAGCCCCCAAGCACACGCGCTGCGGTCGACTTGGAAACATGTGCATGTCGGGCAACGTCGGCAACGGTGACGGCAGGAGACTGAAGTTTCTTTTTATCCATAATTTAAATGCCTACAGACGAGTTGACGGTCAGTCAAGATCATTATAGTCTTTCATTGAGACCGGTCTCATTAATAAGGATCGGAATAAAATTCGCCAAAATCACTCACTTTCGATTTTGTCGGTTCAAACACCAAATAAGCCAGATAACCGGCAAGCCCCCATGGAGAACAGCATGAAGATTACCAATCTTTTCGGCAAATTCACCCGCCGTTCCTACCTGGCAATGATGTCAGGTCTAGTTGTATCCTGTCTCGTTGCTCCCGCCAACGCTGCAGATGACAATCCCTACGGACTTTTGGATACTGACTCCATTATGGTAGGCACCATGTCCGATGCGAAACCATATGCGTTTGTGACTGCAGACGGCACATTTTCCGGTTTCGACGTTGAGTTCTTCCAAAACATTGCCAAACGGCTCGGCTTCGAAAAAGATCAGGTCACCTTTGTTGGTCAGGATTTCGCAGCACTTATTCCTTCCGTTGTCAATGGCCGCTTTGACGTGGCCGTCGGCGCGATCGGCACCACCGCGCAACGTCAGAAAGTCGCTGACTTCACGGATGGTTATCTCGCAGGCTTCCTCTCGGTTCTCAGTTCCGATGAATCGCTGTCCACCATCGAAGCCCTGGATGACAAGCGCCTCGGCATCGTGCAGGGCACTTTGCAGGATGACTATGCGCAGAAGCATTTCCCCAAAGCTCAGCTGGTTCGTTTCCCAGACAACAACAGCGCCGTTGCTGCCCTGAACAATGGCATGGTCGACGCTCACTTCCTCGATTTCGAAGCAGCCAAACAGTTCGGTAAAAACTATCCGGGCCTGAAAGTCATGCAGAACTTCGCATCCTTCGATGCACCCGCAGGTTTCGTTGTGCGTAAAGGAAACAGCAGGCTGCTTGACGCACTCAATGAAAAGATCCACGAAGCCATGCAGGATGGCACTTGGAAAGAACTGCACAGCAAGTGGTTCCCAGGCAGCCCGATGCCTAAACAGTATCTCCCGCAGAACTGATTACTCGTCATTGCAAAACCAGCAATTCAAGAAGCATGGGGGCGGAGCATTCCGCCCCCAAAGGCAAAAAGTAAAAAAGTCGAGGTGTTTTAGCGTGCCCTATTACCTTCCCATACCTGAAGGACACGCCGCATCTCCATCGACCAAACAGGGCTTTCTCGCCAGACGGTAACAAACAGGACAACAGCAGATGGAGTGGTTAGAAACCCTAAGACGTAGCTTTCTCGATTTCGACGCTATGGCTTCAGTTCTGCCCAGTATGTTTTACATCGGGCTCAAGAACACACTAATTCTCGCAGCATTTTCAACATTCTTCGGCGTTCTTATCGGCATTGTGCTGGCGGTCATGGGCATCTCCCGGTCCCCTTGGCTTAAGCTGCCCGCGCGTATCTATACCGATATTTTCCGTGGTCTCCCCGCAACCGTAACCATCCTGTTGATCGGTCAGGGCTTTGCCCGCATCGGTCGCGAGCTGTTCGGCCCCTCCCCCTTTCCTTTGGGAATTGCCGCACTCAGCCTGATTGCTGGCGCTTACATCGGCGAAATCTTTCGCTCGGGTATCCAGAGCGTTGACAAGGGCCAGATGGAAGCCAGCCGCGCTCTTTCCATGAGCTACGGTCAGGGAATGCGTCTTATCGTCATCCCGCAGGGTATCCGCCGCATTCTCCCCGCCCTCGTCAACCAGTTCATCGGCAACGTCAAGGATTCGAGCCTTGTCTACTTCCTTGGCTTGCTTACCTACCAGCGCGATCTGTTCCGCGTTGGTCAGGATCAGGCTGTGGTCACAGGCAATCTCTCGCCGTTGCTCCTTGCAGGCGTCTTCTATCTGATAATCACGGTGCCGCTCACCCATCTGGTCAACTATATCGACGACAGGCTCCGCACCGGCAAGGTCACCAAGTCAGGCCCGGTCTCAGGCCTTGAGGAAGTAACCGAACAAGCCTCTGTCCCCAACCTTCCTGCGGTCGAGAAACCGGCCTTCAGGGGCGGCAGCCTGAAAATCTCGAACCTGACCATGGCCTATGACGACATCGATGTGCTCAAGGATATCTCGCTCGAGGTTCCCGCTGGCTCCGTGACCTGCGTCATCGGACCCTCCGGCTCGGGCAAGTCCACCCTGCTGCGCGGTCTGAACCGTCTGGTCGAGCCCAAGTCCGGCGCGGTCACTCTGGACAGCAGCGATGTGCTGACCATGCATCCCGAGAAGCTTCGCCGCCGCATCGGAATGGTCTTCCAGCACTTCAACCTGTTCCCCGACCATACTGCACTGCAGAATGTCAGTCTGGCGCTGAACAAGGTCAAGAAGATGCCGATTGCCGAGGCTCGCAAACTTGCCGAGGAACGCCTCTCTGAAGTGGGGCTTGCCTCCCGCATGAATCATCGGCCTGCCAACCTGTCTGGCGGCCAGCAACAGCGTGTTGCCATCGCCCGGACACTGGCCATGGAACCGGAAGTCATCCTCTTTGATGAGGTGACAAGTGCGCTTGACCCTGAACTCGTCAAGGGCGTTCTGGAACTGATGACAGATCTTGGCAAGCGCGGCATGACAATGCTTGTCGTCACCCACGAAATGGGCTTTGCCCGCAAGGTGGCCGATCAGGTCGTTTTCATGGATGAGGGCCGCATCGTCGAGGCGGGTACGCCCGAGCAGATCTTCGATCATCCCAAGAATGACCGTCTCCAGCACTTCCTGCAGGAAGTGCTCTGACAAGCAGCGGCGCACATCATGGCGCTGCACATCACCAAGTAAAAAGGGGAAGCAACCAAGGTTGCTTCCCCTTTTTTTGTGTGCATCAGTCGGCTCCGGATTGTTTCTTTGCCTTCGTTTCGAGTGACCCAGCGCGATCCCTTGAAATCCCGCTACATCGCTGACAAGGTTGCGAAGATAACGATGCCAATTCCAACTGCGCTGAGGACAAAGAGCAATCCTCTAGAAAGCCCGCTCGGAACGCCTCCCCTGTCTCCTTGTGAAGCGGAAACAGACCGGATGCTTGCGACGATAAGCATCACCCCAAGGACCGTGCCAACGCTCTCCAATGTGGTTAGCACTGTCGACATTGGATTTTGTGATACGGGGAAAATATGCAGGAGATCCGCCACATAAACCGCAACATACGCAACACCGGCTACTACCGGCCACATACCGGTTCTGCCATAGCGTAAGGCAGCGTAGGCAAGGATGAAACTGCCCAGTCCCAGGATGGTCAAAAAGACATTGAAAGCGGCCAGAACAGAAACGGAATAGTGCGGAAAGACTCTGGTTTCAACGAACCCGCCCGGCACCATCAGGGCCAGATTGAGGGCGCTTAACAGAACGAGGATTCCAACGATACGAGAATGAGTCATGAGTTTTTTCTATCGGATTGATGCGTGGGGAATTGTTGAGGCGGAAGAAGGGGTGCTATCAGCATGCCAAAGGCACGTTGGGACAAGATGGTTTCTTCTTCGCTGGATAGGTCTTGAGCGTAATTTGCAAACCAGCGATCAATCGTTGTCGCAAGGTCTAGCGTGACGCTTGTCAGAAGCGTGTGCGGAACGTCATCTCGAATGGCACCAACAGATTGACCTACGCCGACGAACTTTTCAATTTGGGTCTGCAGCCGAGTAAGCGGCTCTTCGAACGCACGCTTTGCAGCGACTTCGTGGTGCAGGATCCGAACCAACTCCGCAAGACTTTTGTCTTCGTTGAGCGCTGTCGTCACCTGTTCAACCAAGCCAGAAATACCTAGCCAGAATGCCCGTGCATCCGTGGCTTGAAGCGGAACCGACAGCGTAGACTCATCGATATGAGGCAGGCGAGCTTCGAGAGTGGCACGATACAATTCGCCCTTATTGGCAAAGTAGTGATAGGTGCGCCCTTTGCTCACGCCAGCGCGCTTCAAAATCCGGTTCAGGGAAGCCCCTTCCAGCCCATATGCGCAGAATTCATCTTCGGCTGGTTCCAGCCAAAGCAGGCGATCTTGTTTGCTCAGCGCCAGAAATCGGTCTCGTGGGGTCATGATGATGTCTTCTCAAACACTCCATAGACTACTAGTCTAAATCGTTGAGAAGGAATTAGACCACTGGTCTAATTTTGTCAAGACGAGCTCAGCCCGTTCCGTCACCGACACTTTGGGTAGCACATGCAGAGTATAGCCGAGCTTTTCCAAAGTGCGGGTGATGCGCAGATGTTCCTGAACCGCCGCATCAAAGTCATGCCTGCGTTCATCGTCCCCAACGAACAGCTCTTGCCATGGCGGAACGATGAAAACACGCTTCGCATATGGCGGAGTTTGACCAAGGGTTTCGCTTGCTGTCGGCCCGCCGGAATGCTCCAAAGCAACAGCGGCATCGATCAGCCCCCGGTCGAAGAAGACGGGACCATCCAGACGCTTCGCCCTCTCCAGATCGGCCTTGGCCACCTCGATGGCTCGGAGCGCGAATGCGTTCATATCCACCCATGGCAGGGCCTTACCGTCTCCCGCCAACTCATCCGCAACGATGCGACGACCCGGCTCTGGCATAGTTGCAAAGCCACGGTCGGCCAAGGCATCGAGCAGGGTCGATTTTCCCCCACCCGAACACCCCGTTAGCAGTATCAATCGATCGTTCAATGCATTTCCCTTTCTTTTGGCTCTTTGAACCTGATCCAGCACCTTCTAACTCAACGTGCGGTTTGAGCGAATTTTCCAACCTTGGTCAGCCACTTCTCGCGAACCTGCGCGGTCGAGGCCTTGGTGGTGGCGAAGTTGGTGACCTGCACCGGCGAGAAGCCGACATAGCCCAGAATTTGCTTCTTGATCTGCTTGGCGATGGCAGCACCCAAAAACAATTTGAAGTACCAGTTGGGCGTATCTGATGTGATGAACACATGCGCGGTTTTGTTGGTGAGTAGTTTTTTGGGAAGTGGTGCCCCCTTTTGTTGCGCGAAAGCTCTTCCGGGCAGCAGGATCCGATCAAACAGCCCCTTCAGCTTGGCAGGCATTCCACCCCACCACAAAGGATGCGTCAGGACGAAGTGGTCACATTTTTCAAGCGCATCCCAGAACGCTTGTAGATCGGCTTCCAGCTTTGGCGCGTTCTTATAGGTCGCTTGCCCGAAGTCGCTGTTAAACTGCATATCTGCCAGGTTGAACCGCGCGACATGATAGCCCGCATTCTGCGCTTTTTGTTCATATCGGTCTGCGATACCTTTAGACAAACTGCTCCCGGCAGGATGTCCATTCAGAATCAAGATATGGTTGCCTTTGTTTTCTTTGTTGCCGATTGCCATTTGAGTCTCCATAAAATTGACCGCGGTCAATTTCTATATAGAATGGTTAGGGCCATATGCAATATCAAAAATTGACTGCGGTCATTTTTTCTTAGGAGAGAGCCAATTCAAAAGAGAAGCTATGAGACGAGAGCGAACATTCTGGAAGCAGCTCGGAAACTGACAAAAGGGAAATCATTTGACGATGTGTCCATGGATTCGATAGCGAAAGAATCCAGCGTCGCCAAAGGATCGCTCTTCGCACATTTTGGCGACAAGAACAGCTTGTTCTCGT encodes:
- a CDS encoding TetR/AcrR family transcriptional regulator — translated: MTPRDRFLALSKQDRLLWLEPAEDEFCAYGLEGASLNRILKRAGVSKGRTYHYFANKGELYRATLEARLPHIDESTLSVPLQATDARAFWLGISGLVEQVTTALNEDKSLAELVRILHHEVAAKRAFEEPLTRLQTQIEKFVGVGQSVGAIRDDVPHTLLTSVTLDLATTIDRWFANYAQDLSSEEETILSQRAFGMLIAPLLPPQQFPTHQSDRKNS
- a CDS encoding AAA family ATPase, with amino-acid sequence MNDRLILLTGCSGGGKSTLLDALADRGFATMPEPGRRIVADELAGDGKALPWVDMNAFALRAIEVAKADLERAKRLDGPVFFDRGLIDAAVALEHSGGPTASETLGQTPPYAKRVFIVPPWQELFVGDDERRHDFDAAVQEHLRITRTLEKLGYTLHVLPKVSVTERAELVLTKLDQWSNSFSTI
- a CDS encoding NAD(P)H-dependent oxidoreductase, with protein sequence MAIGNKENKGNHILILNGHPAGSSLSKGIADRYEQKAQNAGYHVARFNLADMQFNSDFGQATYKNAPKLEADLQAFWDALEKCDHFVLTHPLWWGGMPAKLKGLFDRILLPGRAFAQQKGAPLPKKLLTNKTAHVFITSDTPNWYFKLFLGAAIAKQIKKQILGYVGFSPVQVTNFATTKASTAQVREKWLTKVGKFAQTAR
- a CDS encoding ABC transporter substrate-binding protein; this encodes MENSMKITNLFGKFTRRSYLAMMSGLVVSCLVAPANAADDNPYGLLDTDSIMVGTMSDAKPYAFVTADGTFSGFDVEFFQNIAKRLGFEKDQVTFVGQDFAALIPSVVNGRFDVAVGAIGTTAQRQKVADFTDGYLAGFLSVLSSDESLSTIEALDDKRLGIVQGTLQDDYAQKHFPKAQLVRFPDNNSAVAALNNGMVDAHFLDFEAAKQFGKNYPGLKVMQNFASFDAPAGFVVRKGNSRLLDALNEKIHEAMQDGTWKELHSKWFPGSPMPKQYLPQN
- a CDS encoding LacI family DNA-binding transcriptional regulator, which translates into the protein MDKKKLQSPAVTVADVARHAHVSKSTAARVLGGYGVTSEKVRERVQASAKSLKYRANELARSMTTGKSKTIGVVVGDIENSFFGIAVRSITDVANASGFNVILTNSDENFDVEREAVNVLVGKQVDGLIIAPANRYQTAHLENLKSLNCAMVLFDREVPSLEVDTVVSDDFESASKATEQFIEAGHRRLAFVTETLESGMDENGELLIPTSSVGRRISGFLSACRAGGIPQEDSIIVLNADPDRGLSASISKVLDQADRPTAMLASDSHVALKIFKQAKRRDIDMPSDLSLIAFHNADWTEVTNPTITVIDQPVAEMGRWCAEQLIKRIEGVTEPPLRHVMKMQMIDRQSVETAK
- a CDS encoding amino acid ABC transporter permease/ATP-binding protein, with the translated sequence MEWLETLRRSFLDFDAMASVLPSMFYIGLKNTLILAAFSTFFGVLIGIVLAVMGISRSPWLKLPARIYTDIFRGLPATVTILLIGQGFARIGRELFGPSPFPLGIAALSLIAGAYIGEIFRSGIQSVDKGQMEASRALSMSYGQGMRLIVIPQGIRRILPALVNQFIGNVKDSSLVYFLGLLTYQRDLFRVGQDQAVVTGNLSPLLLAGVFYLIITVPLTHLVNYIDDRLRTGKVTKSGPVSGLEEVTEQASVPNLPAVEKPAFRGGSLKISNLTMAYDDIDVLKDISLEVPAGSVTCVIGPSGSGKSTLLRGLNRLVEPKSGAVTLDSSDVLTMHPEKLRRRIGMVFQHFNLFPDHTALQNVSLALNKVKKMPIAEARKLAEERLSEVGLASRMNHRPANLSGGQQQRVAIARTLAMEPEVILFDEVTSALDPELVKGVLELMTDLGKRGMTMLVVTHEMGFARKVADQVVFMDEGRIVEAGTPEQIFDHPKNDRLQHFLQEVL